The window aagatggtacgtaatgaaaagtacttaaactcaaatgcgaaaatctgaaataagaataagcggaagcggtagtccctatggcccttcacggtctcacttcgggtcgctcgccagcttgccattgcccttgcctcgtcctttacctgaaaacataaagtgaagagaatgagtataaaaatactcagtaagggacccactactagtcccactaggtgcctgttagcttcctgttagagtcctgataactggtacccaatctctggcacgttcccgaacacgtgcaatcatgcgctcccgtaggaacgtaactctggtcttcggtgccccgggggacacctaggacagtcgggatgcgaggaccccgtcaagtcactcgagtcatatctatatccatgctagactggtgtcccatcggaccacacagtcctcaataggtggtgatcccgaaggacacccatgcaggtacgactctaacagattaagctaacaggtaccctaattgcagtatacatacacatggcatcagcatataacatgtcacataaatcatctctacactctccgtcccgacattcgtcgtatagccataacagctcttgccacacatatcaggctatagtataactatatcgtcatttgcatcatactaccGTTTATCTCAAGCAACGTACTGTCTAATCCTTAACATGAAAAGTCGGggcatacatagtctcatacttctaaacatgaagctagtagtagaatctcttacctggagatctacttgtcgagtcctaaccgcgaggcagtacgctttccaagcgacgaagtcctaactgtttaatatgccaaaattcgtaattaggtcgccaacgactatcggttcaagactcatttgaaataacttaccctagagaggttgcagtgctcgagccccctgctgaagaattcccgcgctgcagcaattacttggtccaagacgtctcttaaggaaaataacttaattttagtcccaaattaatttaattaatgcccgaagcatggagtcttactgggaaatgccacaataattaattaatttaccaaaatttaggtgggtggagccaatttagtcttggcggctcggcttgggcaggcgcggctcggctcggtacaggaagctacgcgggcggctcggcttgcaacagggaggggatgcggctcggctacgcggaaacgcgcggcgcggcttcccacgcggacgcggctcacacgcggagagggctggacgcggcgcggcttcagtttcggcttcgggcgcgcggacgtggagcggctccgggttcgttcgtcggctggaggcacgcgcggcggatcggcttcgagtggcggctacgggagacggctgtgcgcgaatcgaagcggctcccttcggctgcacggatcggcttgatcgaagcgacgcgacgcggctcggctatcctcctgatcggagcggcgcggcgtcggctgtcctccttaggtcgaagcggcgcggcgagttccggctcggctggcggctgcggattcggctgcagacgcgcggaggatggttcggcttccactcggcttgcagacgcgcggtggatcggctcggcgcttgcttgaagctggcggcgtgcggcggcggcggcgcggagagtggcggcggttagggttttctccttcctttttttttttcttctttggggagatgaggagtctcacgtctcccaatgcctcttttaaaagaatttccaaaaataataaaagaatttaatagccccctttttctctctccacccttgacactttccaaggcaattaattaatttgccactccattaattgactaatttacccctaacttcaataattaatataaaaagaaaaacaactttagtttaataagaataatattaaccacacttagtattaatattaatggtcaaaacaacaaaagaaaaccgaaattgttgggcgttacaatataTTCACACGATATGATATAATGAAAATGTCGAGATTCTGATTTTACTTATAAATTAagttaagttaaaactataatttttttacaattttcatGTGCATCGCACCGTTGTTTACTAGTTGATAATTAAAATGCTCCAATTAAATTAGATATCTTTGATTATGCTAAAGTTGTCTAGTCAAACACCTCAATTAATCACAATAaggtttaaaattataaaactactaATCAACTTTTGGAATTCAAAATGTTTTAACAACAAAAATGGACTTCCATGGAAGAGTGAACAATGAGTCATAAGCTCATTTCACGCGTTTTTTGCAGGAAAAAATTCCTGAGAATTTTTTGTccaaaatgatttctttttgtGTCATCAATTCAGGACCGTAAAAAATAGTCATAAAATGCTATGACATGTTTTATAATATAACAAACATCAATATATCCAGGATAaaatctttaatattttatataacaTCATCGCATATACATGAATTAACTTTCAATTGATatctttttattgaaaaaactCCAAAGAAAAAACTTGTATTGTCATCATTAGTTTGCGATACAAATAATTTGATCAACTTAGCTTAAAACAATAATACCACTATATAATTCATATACACCattatatttttaatgtttggataaaaaaagTAACAATAATTGAAATCAGGAAAGCTATTAAAAACGACATTTATGTGATTATAAAGTAAGTATAAATGCCTTatttgccaaaaaaaaaaaaaagtatactTGGCACATTCCCATACTATGACTAAACTTTTTGGAATGTATCCAAATATTCAATCACAAGTTATTACGctacaaatttttttataaaaaaaattattttctattttcatttcatttttacTATTACAATAATGCATAAAGATAAGTGTAGCAAACCATTTAAAAACAACGATAGCTTGTAGTGTTTTCAATTTCGAAAGGATCTTATATCTTCAACAAGGCATCAAGTTCTTCTGCCAACCTTTCCATGGCTGGAGCTGGCAAGCAAAGAGGCACCACAATTCCTTTTTCCCCATGTCTCGTCTTAGAAGGTATACAAAAGCTTATCAAACCAGGCACAAGTCCAACTTTTCCGATAGCGGGTCCGGCAAATATGGCCTTTTCCCATCCAAAGTCTACATCCTCAAATCCAGCTTCAGTCAAATCTGCCATAAGGAATGACCCAACCACAGTAAAATGGGGTCGTCCTTTGACCGTCATAAAATCCACCATAGACTTGACGTACTCCTCTGTCACCTTAGCCTTACTATTCTCAACTAATTCAATAGCATAACCTAAAGAATTCTGGGAAAGCTTAGCTGCAGTAGTGACTGCTGCAGGGAAAGCAAATGCATTCCCATAATACCCTAATGGTAAATAGTTAAACTTGGTGCGTAAATTGACAAGGCAAAGCAAACGCACTTCCTCTTCTGGGCTAAGTTGAAGGGCTATGGTACGAAGGCGCCAAATGAATATCATGAGTAGCTCGGCTGAGGGGTAATTGTGGAAGTGTGTGGGTAAAGTTTTGCGAATGATAGATATCTCGGTCAGCCCAAAGAAGAATGAGTGTTGAACCATATTGTCGAGGGTAATTGTAGTGTCGTTTACGTCGTTAACTTCATCATATTCATGATGAAGGCAAGTGACTCTCGGAGGGTCCCTTGAATTTAAAAGAGCTCTTTTCCATACCGGAAGAACGGATGGTGCAAGAGCTCCACGAGCCATCTCAGCTATGGCCTTTAGGAATTGAGCCATACCAATGCCATCGGTGATTGTATGATTAAAACGAACAGCGAAGATAAAACCACCACATTTGAGTCTCGTTACCTGAACGAACAGttaaaataaccaaatataattAGTTTTTACTTCCATATTAATTTAAAGGGTACCTTCATTCCGAAGACACGATGAATCTACAAACCCATATTCTTATCAAATAATAGGTTGCATCTTTATAGCCCACCCCACAATCATCTTCTTCAGTACTTCAAAATAATCCTATGAAATAAATGATGAATAAATGAAAAGCATATATACCTGAATGAGCAACAATGGAGAATCAAGAATCCCATCAGAATCTGGAACATCATAAAGAAGTTGATCCATGCATGGAAATGGAggctgaagagaagaagaatcTTGAAACTGTTGTAGACTAACATCTGCATTTGCCTCAATGAACAAGACTCCTTCACCTGTGCATTCCACAAATAGCTTCTTACCAAACCTTTCTCTAACTCTGCCTGCAAAAGGATAGTAAAAAACCAATGTCTTTGAAACTGCCTCTTTTATCACTTTCACTGGATCTCTCCCTTCCATATTTGGATTTTGTGGGTAAAAATGAATCAATGGAACTTGAATTCTAAAGCTTTGTTGGTCATCAATATCAGAAAGTTGTTTCCATTCATGGGGTGTTGGTTTTGTTGGAACAATTAGTTCTGGTTCACATCTTTCTACTTTGAACACAAGAGAAGTGGCTTTAGACATTGTTGTCattattcaaaaataaatttgcaAATGAGAGCTCTGTTTTCGGAAGGAACAAGGGCACTATTTATACAAGGAGCTAGGGATGAATTTAGctgtcttttttttctttctttactttttttttctctcccaaattTATGTCAACCATGAATGAATGAAATAAGTTTGGTAAGACTTAAATGGTGAGAATTATTGTGACTTTAATTTAGTGAAGATTTTATGACAATATGAGTATAGAAACTATGGGACATAAGCAAATAGAttatacaaattaaaattagcTACAAATAATTATTAAACCATATGAGAAGAGAATAGGTGCTCCAAGGCATGTACATTGTCATCAGGAACAACTACACCCCAAATTTAAGGTAacttataattaaattaaggggtcttttcaaaagtataaaaaagtggcaaaatatttacattctataaaacaattcaaaaaacggaaaaagctcagAGACCCattgtgtaaaataccaaaaatgccccgtcaccacgccgtcaataatgCACGCTAATAAATTTGcgatttatacacgatcttttagatatggttcaatatatatgcgatcgtttagatatcgTTCAATATATACAccaatcatttagatatgacagtaatttatacgtgatcgtttagatatgactataaggcgatcgtttaaatatggttcaatatatacgcgatcgtttagatatgactacaatttatacgcaatcgtttagatatagctacaatttatctattcaattctatcatttaattttgttacatgatcttCTATATTTAgggatccaaatctaaatgatttttttttaaatttggtacacgattttttaaattcttttgctacacgatcgttttagatttctttacacaatcgtttagatttctttacacgatcgtttactttttttacatgatcgtttacttttttttttcaagattttttatacacacaatcgtttactttttttaaacgatcgtttacattgtctactccaatctaaatgattttttttcaagattctttatacacaatcttttattttttttacacaatcgtttacttttctttttttacatgatcgtttacatttggctactccaatctaaatgatttttttccaagaatctttatacacgatcttttatattttgctatttttttacacagtcttatacacattagattttgctattttttttgtacacagtcttatataaagtcatttagatttggttacccaaatgtaaacgtgtaaaaaaagaaaagaagaaagacgatggaaaaaaatcgcatCGAAAAAATAATAGGAAAAGTAAAAAgtcgatggaaagaaatcaaagcgaaaaaaagaagaggaaaagaagaaaaacgatggaaagattaaacgacgtaaataaagaattgaaatataagaaagatgatggaaagaaatcgtagaaaagaaaaagaggaacgaagaaagatgaaatcgcAGGGGAAGAACGAAAAAGACGAAatagaggaggaagacgaatcgcgaggaagaaagaaagatgaaagagcaaatctggaatatttaaaaaatggccaactttatgggctttgttacacgggcggtaaatagtttggtgttttgttacatttaaaaatagtttcccttaaattaaatatatgattaagtaatcgtctttcttccttccctcttctttttttacgtcgtttagatttgagtaattaaatctaaacgatcatatacataaaatagccaaatctaaatgatcgtgtataaagaatcatGAAAAAAATCGATTATAGGggtagaattgaaaaaataaatctaaacgatcatataaccaaatctaaatgatcatgtaaccaaatttaacgatagaattgaaaaaataaatctaagTGACCAAATtcaaacgatcatgtaccaaaatatattatgcgcgttgTTTATGGCGTGGTTAATgtgacattttttgtattttccattgtgatCCTGCgagctttttttgttttcagaattgttctatgcaacgtaaatattttgtcgctttgttatatttttgaaaaggccctacttttaaaaaaggaaaattatgtAGAAGGTTGCAATTTCAGTTTGGAGATTTACAAACTTGTCACCCACTTTTTCCATCACTATTACAAAATCAACATTACTTGATGCTTGCAATTTAGAAATAATACTTTTACATTTCTAATAAAAACCACAAGTaaagtaaaaaacaaaaaaagaataacaaaaaagaggaaaaaatgcataatttttccatttttttggATTACTTTAGCaggtaataattttttttttcaaatacttGACAAGTGTAGTTTTATTTACTTGACATTATTTAAATGTCAAGAATAACTATTTCTAAATAATAATTTCCTCATTTTCTCTCAAAATTTTATCCCcaaattttctttcatttctctctCCATAATTTTATCTCCAAATTTTATTTCCcatcactagtagaaaaaggacctacgatgacagttaaattTTGTCATAGAAAgatttcgtgacagttatttgcagtcattgatgcgacagtcatggaaagtattttatgacagttctacaAAACTATCACGAAATATGTTTTTCATGATAGAGAATAAATgtcacaaatatattattttatgtgAAATTATAACTatcattatttagatttgatgataaataataactgtcattacttatatttatgacatataataactgtcattgtttatattttatgacagcgaATAATTGTCATTATTAATCTTGTTTGACATATAtcaaatgtcattatttatcatttctgacacttattaactgtcatcatttcacctaccatgactttaattaactatCAAGAAAAcgttttcgatgacagttttttttagattcaaatTTCATAATTGTATTTTCAGTCTCTGTTTTTCTTGCCCTATTCTTTATTGAATCTTTGTTTTTCATGCCAccctgccattacacagaccaatataatcacaaagtactatacaatAACACACTcatatggaaagaaacggtgaacgctttaatatatatactttaacaTACGCTTTCTAATATCTGTACAATTGTTGGTAAAGTGTTTGTACAATGAAGCAATGAATATATACATTTTGGTatgaacaaactatttaaataagtacatttgaaccaaaattttgctaccaaacctacaaaaaggtCTATACATTAATGAATTGTCGCAAATATGACCTcactgctccaatggattcttaCAAAACCTAgtaaccaaagaaaaaaaaatttagaatatgACTCTATGCAtcaacaacacaacacatacacaacacacatcaacaacacaacacataCTAGAATAAATGCTGCCCACTGAATCTCACTAAGCCTTGTTATACTTAGCAGCACACCTCTAAGAAAGTCCAACCATCCATCCCTCGACTTCTAAAATAGGGAACAACATAAAAAAGTTAGCAAACAATATCACCTCTGTTGGTCTCTATGAGCTCTGTAAACCTTTAAAGTTAGAtcaagggaaaaaagaaaaatctttccTCACATTTATACAATGCAACAAGCCCACCAATGTGGAATGTCAACTTCTATAAACAACAACCATTGTATTCTAGTTTCTATAATCCACTTAATCCTTACAAACCATGTCATGCATAAATCCATTCCTAAAATGAAGTTTTAAACTCACAAGAATTTCCAAACACAGAGCAAACACAACCTATAACATGAGTAAAAGATTTAGTAGAAGTAAAATACCACCGGTTAACTACCTTAGTTTCTAGGCTGTCAGCACAAATTCAACCCCAGATTTGTTACTTTGAAGTCATGTATATCATGAAAATCAGTATAAGTCTAAAATTTACTTTCTTTGGAAAGACCGATCATTTTATCCATGAAGTATTTAGTACTCACTCGTCCCCTTTCATAACAACCATATACATCACAGATTTAccaaaaatttcaataaaagTTTGTCCCTTaagacaacaaaagaaaaacagtAGAAAATTTGTTCCCAATCCGAACCCAGCAACATGCATTTGCTATTGATGTTAGCCAAAAGGCCAAAAAAGGTATTAACTCAGTCTATTCACTCACTCATCAACCTAAGTCAAAAGAAGAACTAAATCACAAGATCAAATTACCTTATTAATTGATTGTAATTGGATCGATGGACAGTAAAAGAAGGGAATAAGTAACTTTAAGTTCCATGAGTACAGCTCCTTGCCTATAGGGTTAGAAGTCCATAAAGTAACTTTAATGTTTGAAAATATTGCTAAAATGAAGTATGTGATCAAAAGTAACATGTGTTTTCAAACTACAAAACTAATTCATTTCATAATAAAAATTTGACATTTCACCTTTTATGAGATTTTTCACAATATGgatgaaattaaatttgaaaatacaagGAAAAAATAATTGCATGCTAAAGACCATAGTAAAAGTTGCTACAAGTTTGAAAGTATAAAGATTAAGTAGTCATGTTTTAAAGTTTAGAGGATAAATAATTACTTCATGAAAGTGATCAAAAGAGTTATTTAATCTAATATTCAATTCAGTTCTGCTGTTTAAAGTGATTCATCGATAAGAAACAATTTATGCCTTCTAATTTTGAATTGATGTAATCTTGAGcatttgaaaacataaaaggTGAAAATAGGATCACCATTGTAATGATACGATTAAGTTAGTAGAAGTTTATGTGATTATTAATACCTCGAAATCTGATGGTTGGATCTTCAAAAAGACAATTGTCAGTATAAATTGCAGAAGTGAATATCCCTTTTTTCAGTATAAGCCCATCACAAAATACACTTCCAAAAagcttcattttttatttaatgtcGTCAGTTACACAAGCAGCAATTCATACATGCATACATCTATAtatttggtttggtttggtttgaaATCGAGCTTTCAAcaagagaaatgaaagaatgtACAAGAACAGAAA is drawn from Cucumis melo cultivar AY chromosome 11, USDA_Cmelo_AY_1.0, whole genome shotgun sequence and contains these coding sequences:
- the LOC103501106 gene encoding benzyl alcohol O-benzoyltransferase-like produces the protein MTTMSKATSLVFKVERCEPELIVPTKPTPHEWKQLSDIDDQQSFRIQVPLIHFYPQNPNMEGRDPVKVIKEAVSKTLVFYYPFAGRVRERFGKKLFVECTGEGVLFIEANADVSLQQFQDSSSLQPPFPCMDQLLYDVPDSDGILDSPLLLIQVTRLKCGGFIFAVRFNHTITDGIGMAQFLKAIAEMARGALAPSVLPVWKRALLNSRDPPRVTCLHHEYDEVNDVNDTTITLDNMVQHSFFFGLTEISIIRKTLPTHFHNYPSAELLMIFIWRLRTIALQLSPEEEVRLLCLVNLRTKFNYLPLGYYGNAFAFPAAVTTAAKLSQNSLGYAIELVENSKAKVTEEYVKSMVDFMTVKGRPHFTVVGSFLMADLTEAGFEDVDFGWEKAIFAGPAIGKVGLVPGLISFCIPSKTRHGEKGIVVPLCLPAPAMERLAEELDALLKI